The Caulifigura coniformis genome includes a region encoding these proteins:
- the hemW gene encoding radical SAM family heme chaperone HemW produces the protein MRQRSRPRDTVHAVVPGGADRPVVMMPDPAATSGAVAVAPWGAPRALYVHVPFCRHRCGYCDFTLVAGRDDLIDRYLEALHLELGAAVPHRAELKTLFFGGGTPTHLSAGQLTCLLRGVLDHVRLETGAEFSVEANPLDLTDARIEALAAVGVNRVSVGVQSFQSQELAILERDHSPAEAVSLVNRLKAKIPNVGVDLIFGVPAQTLDDWRRNLDAALAIEPTHLSTYGLTFEKGTAFWSRRAKGQLRQQPEELEREMYALAIDTLTSAGYRHYELSNFARPGFECRHNQVYWNAESYYAIGPGAASYIDGIRRTNHRSTTHWIDNTRAARGVTKPGFTETLSPEDRAREALMLGLRQLDGIDVRQFEGRFDVALDELAGASIAKLEASGWLERAADCLRLTREGVFVADSVVSELLVAD, from the coding sequence ATGCGACAGCGAAGCAGGCCGCGGGACACGGTTCACGCTGTCGTTCCCGGCGGTGCGGACCGCCCGGTGGTGATGATGCCCGATCCGGCCGCCACTTCTGGAGCAGTCGCCGTCGCCCCCTGGGGCGCTCCTCGCGCACTGTATGTGCATGTTCCGTTCTGCCGTCACCGCTGCGGATATTGCGATTTCACGCTCGTTGCAGGCCGCGACGACCTGATCGACCGCTACCTCGAAGCTCTCCATCTGGAACTGGGCGCCGCCGTCCCGCATCGCGCGGAACTGAAAACGCTCTTCTTCGGCGGTGGGACTCCGACCCATCTTTCGGCCGGCCAGCTCACGTGTCTCTTACGCGGCGTCCTGGATCATGTCCGCCTCGAAACCGGCGCGGAGTTCTCCGTTGAGGCGAATCCACTGGATCTCACCGACGCCCGGATCGAAGCCCTCGCGGCAGTCGGTGTGAATCGGGTCAGCGTCGGCGTGCAGAGCTTTCAATCGCAGGAACTGGCCATCCTGGAACGCGACCACTCCCCGGCGGAGGCCGTTTCGCTGGTCAATCGGCTGAAGGCCAAGATCCCCAATGTCGGAGTCGACCTGATCTTCGGAGTCCCCGCGCAAACGCTGGACGACTGGCGGCGGAATCTCGATGCGGCGCTCGCGATCGAACCGACTCACCTGTCGACGTACGGCCTCACCTTCGAGAAGGGGACGGCCTTCTGGTCGCGACGCGCCAAAGGCCAGCTTCGGCAGCAACCGGAAGAACTTGAACGGGAGATGTACGCGCTGGCCATCGACACGCTGACCTCTGCCGGGTACCGCCACTACGAGCTGTCGAACTTCGCCCGCCCAGGCTTCGAATGTCGCCACAACCAGGTCTACTGGAATGCCGAAAGCTATTACGCCATCGGCCCGGGAGCCGCGTCGTACATCGACGGCATTCGGCGGACCAATCATCGCAGCACCACGCACTGGATCGATAACACGCGGGCGGCCCGCGGCGTGACGAAGCCGGGTTTCACCGAGACACTCTCCCCCGAAGACCGGGCGCGTGAAGCGTTGATGCTTGGCCTCCGGCAGCTCGATGGAATCGATGTCCGGCAATTCGAGGGACGTTTCGACGTCGCACTCGACGAGTTGGCCGGGGCGTCCATTGCGAAGCTCGAAGCATCCGGGTGGCTGGAACGGGCGGCCGACTGCCTCCGGCTGACGAGGGAAGGCGTCTTCGTCGCGGACAGCGTGGTCTCCGAGCTGCTCGTGGCCGATTGA
- a CDS encoding sensor histidine kinase, translating into MSEINHQPEFNLATPTPAERELQDAVRTADQSSERFRRQYAEIASLAGGLAHEIRNPLSTIRMNLQLLGEDLQLGDDPRHQRIARKLDTIGRECGRLDELLSAFLQFARAGEPDLQERDLSTLVAEFVDFFQAEAKGHQIEISPHLSASLPPVKVDPTLLRIALMNLARNAEQAMPQGGQLEIQTFARDGRVILEVIDSGQGMPEAVRRRLFDVFFSTKPKGTGLGLPTVRKIVEAHHATIECDSEAGRGTRFTLSFPAVRTARW; encoded by the coding sequence ATGTCCGAAATCAACCATCAACCGGAGTTCAATCTGGCGACGCCCACTCCCGCCGAGAGGGAACTGCAGGACGCTGTCCGGACGGCGGACCAGTCGTCAGAACGATTTCGGCGTCAATACGCGGAGATTGCCTCGCTTGCTGGCGGGCTGGCCCACGAGATCAGGAATCCACTCTCGACGATCCGCATGAACCTGCAGCTTCTGGGCGAAGACCTGCAGCTGGGAGACGACCCGCGCCACCAGCGGATCGCCAGGAAGCTCGACACGATCGGCCGCGAGTGCGGCCGGCTCGACGAATTGCTGAGTGCCTTTCTGCAGTTCGCCCGTGCCGGCGAGCCGGACCTCCAGGAGAGGGATCTGAGCACGCTGGTGGCCGAGTTTGTCGACTTCTTCCAGGCGGAGGCAAAGGGACACCAGATCGAAATCAGCCCGCATCTGTCTGCAAGCCTGCCTCCGGTAAAAGTCGATCCGACGCTGCTGCGGATCGCCCTGATGAACCTCGCCCGCAACGCCGAACAGGCGATGCCGCAGGGAGGACAGCTCGAAATCCAGACGTTCGCCCGCGACGGCCGCGTCATCCTGGAGGTAATCGATAGTGGGCAGGGGATGCCAGAGGCGGTGAGAAGGAGACTGTTCGATGTCTTCTTCAGCACGAAGCCCAAGGGAACCGGTCTCGGGCTTCCCACGGTCCGCAAGATCGTCGAAGCCCACCATGCGACGATCGAATGCGACAGCGAAGCAGGCCGCGGGACACGGTTCACGCTGTCGTTCCCGGCGGTGCGGACCGCCCGGTGGTGA
- the gltX gene encoding glutamate--tRNA ligase, producing MSVRTRFAPSPTGYMHIGGMRTALFNWLWARHNGGQFILRIDDTDRERNVEAALQPILDAFRWMNLPWDEGPEIGGPHAPYYQSQRNDRYREVVRQLVDSGKAYRDYETAEQTKADRDAAEKEKRPYVSSRRSLGLSDETRAEYEATQVPYVVRLLVPRERKVSINDHVRGFVEWDCSLIPDPVIQRSDGSPLYNFATVVDDVDFEITHVIRAEEHLTNTAVQHLIYEAIGAKPPEFAHIPFVAAPGTTKKLSKREIGKYRNNPQFKRMFEIADTVLPKLGMKSDDSMNPVMVAFYEQVGFLPEAVFNALARLGWSLDDKTEYMSREFVIENFTLERVVKGAAGLDCDKLMSYQEHWMAKLSVEEKVTRCLPFLERAGYVASPADSVATELATRLVVALGERIKLFSDILSYEEYFVADDALAYDEKAFEKRIRKADGAVELLKGYGEMLATQDDFSAATLEQATHSFVEFRGLGLGDIVHAVRVATTGKPAGPGLYDCLALLGRDKCLKRIERALARA from the coding sequence ATGTCTGTCCGCACCCGTTTTGCTCCCTCCCCCACTGGCTACATGCACATCGGCGGCATGCGGACCGCGCTGTTCAACTGGCTGTGGGCCAGGCACAACGGCGGCCAGTTCATCCTGCGGATTGACGACACCGACCGGGAACGAAACGTCGAGGCCGCGCTGCAGCCGATCCTCGATGCCTTCCGCTGGATGAATCTTCCCTGGGACGAAGGCCCGGAGATTGGGGGTCCGCACGCGCCGTATTACCAGTCGCAGCGCAACGACCGCTATCGCGAGGTCGTTCGGCAGCTTGTGGATTCGGGCAAGGCGTATCGCGACTACGAAACGGCGGAACAGACCAAGGCCGACCGCGATGCCGCGGAAAAGGAGAAGCGGCCGTACGTCAGCAGTCGGCGTTCGCTGGGGCTCTCGGACGAAACACGGGCCGAGTATGAAGCGACGCAGGTCCCGTACGTCGTCCGGCTGCTCGTTCCGCGCGAACGAAAGGTCAGCATCAACGATCACGTCCGGGGATTTGTCGAATGGGACTGCTCGTTGATTCCCGACCCCGTGATCCAGCGGAGCGACGGCAGCCCGCTCTATAACTTCGCCACGGTGGTGGACGACGTCGACTTCGAGATCACGCACGTCATCCGTGCCGAAGAACATCTGACGAACACCGCGGTTCAGCACCTGATTTACGAAGCGATCGGCGCGAAGCCGCCAGAGTTCGCCCACATTCCGTTCGTGGCTGCGCCGGGGACGACGAAGAAGCTGAGCAAGCGCGAAATCGGCAAGTACCGGAACAATCCGCAGTTCAAGCGGATGTTCGAGATCGCCGACACCGTCCTGCCGAAGCTGGGGATGAAGTCGGATGACTCGATGAATCCCGTGATGGTCGCCTTCTATGAACAGGTGGGCTTCCTGCCTGAGGCGGTGTTCAATGCCCTCGCGCGGCTGGGCTGGTCGCTGGATGACAAGACGGAATACATGTCGCGGGAGTTCGTCATCGAGAACTTCACTCTCGAGCGGGTCGTCAAAGGGGCCGCCGGGCTCGATTGCGACAAGCTGATGTCGTACCAGGAACACTGGATGGCGAAGCTGAGCGTCGAGGAGAAGGTGACGCGCTGCCTGCCCTTTCTCGAACGCGCCGGCTACGTCGCCTCTCCGGCCGACTCCGTTGCAACGGAGCTTGCGACGCGGCTCGTTGTCGCGCTGGGAGAGCGGATCAAGCTGTTCTCAGACATCCTCTCCTACGAAGAGTATTTCGTCGCTGACGACGCCCTCGCCTACGATGAGAAGGCATTCGAGAAACGCATCCGCAAGGCGGACGGCGCGGTGGAACTGCTGAAGGGGTACGGCGAAATGCTGGCGACGCAGGACGACTTTTCCGCGGCGACTCTGGAGCAGGCCACGCATTCGTTCGTCGAGTTTCGAGGTCTGGGCCTTGGTGACATCGTTCATGCCGTTCGCGTCGCGACGACCGGCAAGCCGGCAGGACCGGGATTGTACGACTGCCTGGCGCTGCTCGGCCGCGACAAGTGCCTCAAGCGGATCGAGCGGGCGCTCGCCCGCGCGTGA
- a CDS encoding SMP-30/gluconolactonase/LRE family protein — translation MKAAPMLRLMCCVLALLVFSPVALAQQESYPEHPDAVKKPGVPEGKIEGPFEYVCKNRQTFPGTTRQYWIYVPAQYDKSKPACVLVCQDGLGLANNWKLPAVMDNLIHEKAMPVTIGIFITPGVVPAPKAATPDGKAEARYNRSFEYDGMGDRYARFLINEILPKVGDSYALSSDPNDRAIAGSSSGAIAAFTVAWERPDAFRRVLSGIGTYVGLRGGDAYPVLVRKTEPKPIRVFLQDGENDNDLYAGSWWLANQEMLRSLEWAGYDVKHAWGKGGHNGKHMASISADALRWLWRDYPKPIEPGVGKHHRIDILVPGQTWELVGEGYKFTEGGAVNDKGEVFFTDIPNNRIHKIGVDGQVSVFAEQTGSANGLEFGPDGKLYACQNALRQIGRFDESGKVESFVQDVSSNDIVVLQNGTGYFTDPASKKVWRFDQNGQKQSVDDGIERPNGIALSPDQTLLHVSDSLGRFVWSFQIREDGKLLHKQQYGWLHTPDETTQSGADGMIADTEGRLYVTTKLGLQILDQPGRVHLILPSPNLGKKPANVVIGGPARDTVYLMCGDKVFRRKVNAKGLMTWETPITPPKPRL, via the coding sequence ATGAAGGCCGCTCCGATGCTCCGCCTGATGTGCTGCGTGCTCGCACTCCTGGTCTTCTCCCCGGTCGCCCTCGCGCAGCAGGAGTCCTACCCCGAGCATCCCGACGCTGTAAAGAAACCCGGCGTTCCGGAAGGAAAGATCGAGGGGCCGTTTGAGTACGTCTGCAAGAACCGGCAGACCTTTCCCGGTACCACGCGGCAGTACTGGATCTACGTCCCCGCCCAGTACGACAAGTCGAAACCGGCCTGTGTGCTCGTCTGCCAGGACGGCCTGGGTCTCGCCAACAACTGGAAGCTGCCGGCCGTCATGGACAACCTGATCCATGAGAAGGCGATGCCGGTGACGATCGGCATCTTCATCACCCCTGGCGTCGTCCCCGCGCCGAAAGCTGCGACTCCCGATGGAAAGGCCGAGGCCCGCTACAACCGCAGCTTCGAGTACGACGGAATGGGCGATCGCTACGCCCGTTTTCTGATCAACGAGATCCTCCCGAAGGTCGGCGATTCCTACGCGCTCAGTAGCGATCCGAACGACCGGGCCATCGCCGGCTCGAGCTCCGGCGCCATCGCCGCGTTCACCGTCGCCTGGGAGCGGCCCGATGCGTTTCGACGCGTCCTCAGCGGTATCGGCACCTACGTCGGCCTGCGTGGCGGCGATGCTTACCCGGTCCTTGTCCGCAAGACGGAACCCAAGCCGATCCGCGTCTTTCTGCAGGACGGGGAGAACGACAACGATCTCTATGCCGGCAGCTGGTGGCTGGCGAATCAGGAGATGCTCCGCAGCCTCGAATGGGCCGGATACGACGTAAAACACGCGTGGGGTAAAGGGGGCCACAATGGAAAACACATGGCTTCCATCTCGGCCGACGCCCTCCGCTGGCTGTGGCGCGACTATCCCAAACCGATCGAGCCCGGCGTCGGAAAACATCACCGGATTGACATTCTGGTTCCCGGCCAGACTTGGGAACTCGTCGGCGAGGGCTACAAGTTCACCGAAGGCGGGGCCGTGAACGACAAAGGGGAGGTCTTCTTCACCGACATCCCCAACAATCGCATCCACAAGATCGGCGTCGACGGGCAGGTCTCGGTTTTCGCCGAACAGACCGGCTCAGCCAACGGACTCGAATTCGGCCCTGATGGCAAGCTCTACGCCTGCCAGAACGCTCTCCGGCAGATCGGCCGGTTCGACGAGTCGGGCAAGGTCGAATCGTTTGTCCAGGATGTGAGTTCCAACGACATCGTCGTCCTGCAAAACGGAACGGGGTATTTCACCGATCCAGCCAGCAAAAAGGTCTGGCGGTTCGATCAGAACGGTCAGAAACAATCGGTCGATGACGGAATCGAACGTCCGAATGGAATCGCCCTCTCACCAGACCAGACGCTCCTCCACGTTTCCGATTCGCTCGGGCGGTTCGTCTGGAGTTTCCAGATCCGCGAGGACGGCAAACTCCTCCACAAGCAGCAGTACGGCTGGCTCCATACGCCGGATGAAACAACGCAGTCCGGCGCTGACGGCATGATTGCCGACACCGAAGGCCGGCTGTATGTGACGACGAAACTCGGGCTGCAGATCCTCGATCAGCCAGGCCGGGTCCACCTGATTCTTCCGAGCCCCAACCTCGGAAAGAAGCCGGCCAACGTCGTCATCGGCGGCCCCGCGCGCGACACCGTCTACCTCATGTGCGGCGACAAGGTCTTCCGCCGGAAGGTGAATGCCAAAGGCCTCATGACCTGGGAAACGCCGATCACGCCGCCCAAACCGCGTCTCTGA
- a CDS encoding Rieske (2Fe-2S) protein yields MPEFQTVARIGDIPPGEGRSYCVNGRMVGVFFVEGEYYAINDLCPHMGASLSAGPVEDKAVMCPWHAWRFSICDGSWLDAPKSKVRAETYEVRVAGEEIQVRIPAPPASGASIAT; encoded by the coding sequence ATGCCCGAGTTTCAGACCGTCGCCCGCATCGGCGACATCCCCCCGGGAGAAGGTCGCTCCTACTGCGTAAACGGCCGCATGGTCGGCGTGTTCTTCGTCGAAGGCGAATACTACGCCATCAACGATCTCTGCCCCCACATGGGCGCTTCACTGTCGGCCGGCCCAGTGGAAGACAAGGCCGTCATGTGCCCCTGGCACGCCTGGCGATTCTCCATCTGCGATGGTTCGTGGCTCGATGCCCCGAAGTCCAAGGTCCGCGCCGAGACCTACGAAGTGCGGGTCGCCGGAGAGGAAATCCAGGTCCGGATCCCCGCCCCCCCCGCCAGCGGCGCGTCAATCGCTACCTGA
- a CDS encoding HpcH/HpaI aldolase family protein: MFQTLRSRLVKGERVVVCGIGRVFHTNFVQCIGVTGGFHGVWIDQEHCGLTMRELEVACVTCRAAGLDSFVRIAPTSYAVVTQCLEAGAGGIMAAMVKNAAETEQIVQWAKFAPRGTRGLNNGGVDGRFGNMSAKDFCETANRESLVIIQIETAQAVEEAEAIAAVDGVDMLFIGPFDLSQAMGVTGDFFHPKCLAAIDKVAAACKKAGKKWAALTTTPEHCEMLLEKGCSLITPASDMRIVNAGIKAIKDNFPQVFARK; encoded by the coding sequence ATGTTCCAAACCCTCCGCTCCCGCCTCGTCAAAGGTGAACGCGTCGTCGTCTGCGGCATCGGCCGCGTCTTCCACACCAATTTCGTCCAGTGCATCGGCGTCACCGGCGGTTTCCACGGCGTCTGGATCGATCAGGAGCACTGCGGCCTGACGATGCGGGAACTGGAAGTCGCCTGCGTCACCTGTCGCGCTGCCGGACTCGATAGCTTCGTCCGCATCGCCCCGACGAGTTATGCCGTCGTCACCCAGTGCCTCGAAGCCGGCGCAGGGGGAATCATGGCCGCCATGGTGAAAAACGCGGCCGAGACGGAGCAGATCGTCCAGTGGGCCAAGTTTGCTCCTCGTGGAACGCGCGGCCTCAACAACGGCGGCGTCGACGGCCGATTCGGCAACATGAGCGCCAAGGACTTCTGCGAAACCGCCAACCGCGAGTCGCTGGTTATCATCCAGATCGAAACGGCCCAGGCCGTCGAAGAAGCCGAAGCGATCGCCGCCGTCGACGGTGTCGACATGCTCTTCATCGGCCCGTTCGACCTCAGTCAGGCTATGGGGGTCACAGGCGACTTCTTCCACCCGAAGTGCCTGGCCGCGATCGATAAAGTGGCCGCGGCCTGCAAGAAGGCCGGAAAGAAGTGGGCCGCGCTCACCACCACCCCCGAGCACTGCGAGATGCTGCTCGAAAAGGGGTGCAGCCTGATCACTCCCGCGTCCGACATGCGGATCGTGAACGCCGGCATCAAGGCGATCAAAGACAACTTCCCGCAGGTCTTCGCCAGGAAATAA
- a CDS encoding MMPL family transporter has translation MYDRLGDKVSRYPWVVVVAWALILGLLLWKAPRKDQVSKDGVFSFLPPYSQSLIADGVYRKAFFPQGEDNEQAEEVQKDQEDPAGSSVVIVIRRTDIASGLTDADKEFVERVLEPRLLQLKETTPEGRSFDPSMAFAPVPDDKQRIKKISSRTDSRISPLLDSEDGKATLIRITLRGEFLDYGNMLAIARIEEVLASSDVQKQMPAGLQMAISGSATVGRDMLLAEANSARSTDHWTKLLVIALLLLIYRAPIVALIPLLTVGIAVTVALRTLTWMASEGWVGFFAGMNVYVTVVAYGAGVDYCLFLIARFREQLDHGSDYSESIRKAVGFVGAALTASAATSICGIYMMTFAEFVKFQQAGFAISFGMLIVLLCSLTLTPALLRIVARWAFWPDVRKEHVAREAGWIPSPGLIESLHEKGLFDRLWGVVARALAARPGTIFVVTIGLMLPFAALAISWHDHLRYGLLTDLPQDDASVRGARAIQQHFPAGVTGTAIVLLKNEAFRSPDERELPAGKISTEGLSHRVGISRILIEKLRPRFDELGIKDVRVLHAPLGLMPHAQKHMREQNRIIRRNSQTVAQRAYVSTSGPLAGTVMRVDLVFNIDPFERSSISQLGVAEEGVRKAMEEALAEEAKAEPPTVPADLLGKTEIYTLGPTAGIRDLKTTTDRDQIRIDLLVMLAVYLVLVALLRQPAVSAYLIVTVVFSYLVTIGVTFLVWRIKEGADFAGLDWKVPIFTFTLLTALGEDYNILLMARVTEEQRKHGLIPGVLIALTRTGGIISSCGIIMAGTFCSLLTGTLGGMVQMGFALAFGVLLDTFVVRPILVPAYLILLYSDRFGPLGRILGKPKGLPPHTPIADAMEDPDDPDNVLESADKPLI, from the coding sequence ATGTACGACCGTCTCGGCGATAAGGTCAGCCGTTACCCTTGGGTTGTGGTGGTGGCCTGGGCTCTGATCCTCGGCCTGCTGCTCTGGAAAGCGCCGCGCAAGGACCAGGTCTCAAAGGACGGCGTTTTCTCTTTCCTGCCGCCGTATTCCCAGTCGCTCATCGCCGATGGCGTCTACCGCAAAGCGTTCTTCCCCCAGGGAGAAGACAACGAACAGGCGGAAGAGGTTCAGAAGGACCAGGAAGATCCCGCCGGCAGCTCGGTCGTCATCGTCATCCGCAGGACCGACATCGCCTCCGGGCTGACGGACGCCGACAAGGAATTCGTCGAGCGCGTCCTCGAACCCCGGCTGCTCCAGCTTAAGGAAACCACCCCGGAAGGACGGTCCTTTGATCCGTCGATGGCCTTCGCACCAGTGCCGGACGACAAGCAGCGGATCAAGAAGATCTCCAGCCGCACCGACTCCCGCATTTCGCCCCTCCTCGACAGCGAGGACGGCAAAGCGACGCTGATCCGCATTACGCTCCGAGGCGAATTCCTCGACTACGGAAACATGCTGGCCATCGCCCGCATCGAGGAAGTGCTTGCGTCGTCCGACGTCCAGAAACAGATGCCGGCCGGCCTCCAGATGGCGATCAGCGGCTCGGCGACCGTCGGGCGCGACATGCTTCTGGCTGAGGCCAACAGCGCCCGCAGCACCGATCACTGGACCAAGCTGCTCGTCATCGCGCTGCTGCTGTTGATCTACCGCGCTCCGATCGTCGCGCTGATCCCGCTGTTGACTGTCGGCATCGCCGTCACGGTCGCCCTCCGCACGCTCACCTGGATGGCCTCCGAAGGGTGGGTCGGTTTCTTTGCCGGAATGAACGTCTATGTCACCGTCGTCGCCTACGGCGCCGGCGTTGACTACTGCCTCTTCCTGATCGCCCGGTTCCGTGAGCAGCTCGACCACGGGTCCGATTACTCGGAATCGATTCGAAAGGCCGTCGGCTTCGTCGGCGCCGCCCTGACCGCCAGCGCCGCGACGAGCATCTGCGGCATCTACATGATGACCTTCGCGGAGTTCGTGAAGTTCCAGCAGGCAGGTTTCGCGATCTCCTTCGGCATGCTGATCGTGCTGCTCTGCTCGCTCACGCTCACCCCCGCGCTGCTGCGGATCGTCGCCCGCTGGGCCTTCTGGCCCGATGTCCGCAAGGAACACGTCGCCCGGGAAGCCGGCTGGATTCCCTCGCCCGGCCTCATCGAATCGCTCCACGAGAAGGGCTTGTTCGACCGCTTGTGGGGCGTCGTCGCCCGTGCTCTCGCGGCCCGCCCAGGCACGATTTTCGTCGTCACGATCGGCCTCATGCTGCCGTTCGCCGCCCTCGCGATCTCCTGGCACGATCACCTCCGCTACGGCCTGCTGACCGACCTTCCCCAGGACGACGCCAGCGTCCGCGGCGCCCGGGCCATCCAGCAGCATTTCCCCGCCGGCGTGACCGGGACCGCCATCGTCCTGCTGAAGAATGAAGCCTTTCGAAGCCCCGACGAGCGCGAGCTCCCTGCTGGCAAGATCTCCACCGAGGGGCTCAGTCACCGCGTCGGAATCTCCAGAATTCTCATCGAGAAACTGAGGCCGAGATTTGACGAACTCGGCATCAAGGATGTCCGAGTCCTTCATGCCCCCCTGGGGCTGATGCCGCATGCCCAGAAGCACATGCGGGAACAGAACCGGATCATTCGCCGGAACAGCCAGACGGTCGCCCAGCGCGCCTATGTCAGTACGAGTGGCCCGCTCGCCGGCACCGTGATGCGCGTCGATCTTGTCTTCAATATCGATCCCTTCGAACGCAGCAGCATTTCCCAGCTGGGCGTCGCCGAAGAAGGGGTTCGCAAGGCGATGGAAGAGGCCCTCGCGGAAGAAGCGAAGGCCGAGCCGCCGACCGTCCCCGCCGACCTCCTCGGTAAGACCGAGATCTATACCCTCGGTCCGACCGCCGGCATCCGCGATCTCAAGACGACCACCGACCGCGACCAGATCCGCATCGACTTGCTCGTCATGCTCGCGGTCTACCTCGTTCTCGTCGCGCTCCTCCGTCAGCCGGCCGTCTCGGCCTATCTGATCGTCACCGTCGTCTTCAGCTACCTCGTCACCATCGGCGTCACGTTCCTCGTCTGGCGGATCAAGGAAGGGGCCGACTTCGCGGGACTCGACTGGAAGGTGCCCATCTTCACCTTCACCCTGCTGACCGCTCTCGGCGAGGACTACAACATCCTCCTCATGGCCCGCGTGACTGAGGAGCAACGCAAGCACGGGCTCATTCCCGGCGTGCTGATCGCCCTCACCCGGACTGGAGGCATCATTTCGAGCTGCGGCATCATCATGGCCGGCACCTTCTGCTCCCTCCTGACCGGCACGCTCGGCGGAATGGTGCAGATGGGCTTCGCCCTCGCCTTCGGCGTCCTCCTCGACACCTTCGTGGTCCGGCCCATCCTCGTGCCGGCCTACCTCATCCTGCTCTACAGCGATCGCTTCGGCCCCCTGGGCAGGATTCTCGGCAAGCCGAAAGGACTGCCGCCCCACACCCCGATCGCCGACGCGATGGAAGATCCCGACGACCCAGACAATGTGCTCGAGTCGGCTGACAAACCACTGATCTGA
- the nusB gene encoding transcription antitermination factor NusB — MSRRSKAREVVLQMLFQVDLNPDVSSSTIRSQMHERLEEADLVEFAWGLFAGVLKFQSMLDEKIQTIAPHWKLSRMAATDRNVLRLGAFELIQTDCPLKVVINEALDLARKFGTDQSAQFVNGVLDKLVPSEKRPPSAAELPAIPANAVDSADHDTSKAP; from the coding sequence ATGTCACGCCGTAGTAAAGCGCGCGAAGTCGTGCTTCAGATGCTGTTTCAGGTCGACCTGAATCCGGATGTGTCGTCCTCGACGATCCGGTCACAGATGCACGAACGCCTCGAAGAGGCCGACCTCGTGGAATTCGCCTGGGGCCTCTTCGCAGGCGTCCTGAAATTCCAGTCGATGCTCGATGAGAAGATCCAGACGATCGCCCCTCACTGGAAGCTCTCCAGGATGGCGGCGACCGACCGGAATGTCCTCAGGCTCGGCGCCTTCGAACTCATCCAGACCGACTGCCCCCTCAAGGTCGTCATCAACGAGGCCCTCGACCTCGCCCGCAAGTTCGGAACCGACCAGTCGGCCCAGTTCGTCAACGGCGTGCTCGACAAGCTCGTCCCGTCGGAAAAGCGCCCCCCGAGCGCCGCCGAACTCCCGGCAATTCCCGCGAACGCCGTCGACTCTGCCGACCACGACACGTCCAAAGCTCCCTAG
- the ribH gene encoding 6,7-dimethyl-8-ribityllumazine synthase, producing MPALEANLLISPDDHFAVVVSRFNDLVTTRLLEGAVATLKRHGAKDDQITTAWVPGSFEIPVVADRLASSGKYAAVITLGAVIQGETSHHEYINAPMASALMQIGLKYGRPVLFGVLTCHSMEQALDRAGGKAGNKGVEAALAAIETVNLLRQCAQPASPRTKSS from the coding sequence ATGCCCGCCCTCGAAGCCAACCTCCTGATTTCGCCCGACGATCATTTCGCCGTCGTCGTCTCGCGCTTCAACGATCTGGTCACAACCCGCCTGCTGGAAGGGGCGGTCGCCACTCTCAAGCGGCACGGTGCAAAGGACGACCAGATCACGACCGCCTGGGTCCCTGGCTCGTTCGAAATCCCCGTCGTCGCCGATCGCCTCGCCTCCTCGGGAAAGTATGCCGCCGTCATTACCCTCGGGGCCGTCATTCAGGGGGAGACGTCGCATCACGAGTACATCAACGCGCCCATGGCCAGCGCCTTGATGCAGATTGGCCTCAAGTATGGCCGCCCCGTCTTGTTTGGAGTCCTCACCTGCCATAGCATGGAGCAGGCATTGGATCGGGCAGGGGGGAAGGCCGGGAACAAGGGGGTCGAGGCCGCGTTGGCAGCGATCGAGACGGTCAACCTGCTTCGGCAATGTGCGCAGCCGGCGTCGCCGAGGACGAAATCCTCCTGA